A window of the Dickeya dianthicola NCPPB 453 genome harbors these coding sequences:
- the pyrG gene encoding glutamine hydrolyzing CTP synthase, whose amino-acid sequence MTTNYIFVTGGVVSSLGKGIAAASLAAILEARGLNVTIMKLDPYINVDPGTMSPTQHGEVFVTEDGAETDLDLGHYERFIRTKMTRRNNFTTGRIYSDVLRKERRGDYLGATIQVIPHITNAIKERIIEGGEGHDVVLVEIGGTVGDIESLPFLEAIRQMAVEVGREHTLFMHLTLVPYMAAAGEVKTKPTQHSVKELLSIGIQPDVLICRSDRTVPANERAKIALFCNVPEKAVISLKDIDSIYKIPALLKSQGLDDYICKRFSLNCPEANLSEWEQVIYEEANPGGEVTIGMVGKYVELPDAYKSVVEALKHGGLKNRLTVNIKFIDSQDVETRGADVLKGLDAILVPGGFGYRGVEGKIMAARYARENNIPYLGICLGMQVALMEFARNVAGMEGANSTEFVPDCKYPVVALITEWRDGEGNIEVRSEDGDLGGTMRVGGQQCHLTEGSLVRQMYGEPTIIERHRHRYEVNNMLLKQIEAAGLRVAGVSADRKLVEIIELPDHPWFVACQFHPEFTSTPRDGHPLFAGFVKAAGAYQKRQVK is encoded by the coding sequence ATGACAACTAATTATATTTTTGTGACCGGCGGGGTCGTATCCTCTCTGGGTAAAGGCATTGCCGCAGCCTCTCTCGCGGCTATTCTCGAAGCCCGTGGCCTCAACGTGACCATCATGAAACTGGACCCGTATATCAATGTGGATCCGGGCACGATGAGCCCGACGCAGCACGGCGAAGTGTTCGTCACCGAAGATGGCGCCGAAACCGATCTCGATCTGGGTCATTACGAGCGTTTTATTCGCACAAAGATGACGCGCCGCAATAACTTCACCACCGGACGCATTTATTCTGACGTTCTGCGCAAAGAGCGCCGGGGCGACTATCTGGGGGCGACCATTCAGGTTATCCCGCACATCACCAACGCCATTAAAGAACGCATTATCGAAGGCGGCGAAGGCCACGACGTGGTGCTGGTGGAAATCGGCGGTACGGTCGGCGATATCGAATCGCTGCCGTTCCTTGAAGCGATTCGCCAGATGGCGGTGGAAGTGGGCCGCGAGCACACCCTGTTCATGCATTTAACGCTGGTGCCGTACATGGCGGCGGCGGGTGAAGTGAAAACCAAGCCGACCCAGCATTCCGTGAAAGAACTGCTGTCCATCGGCATCCAGCCTGATGTGTTGATCTGCCGTTCCGACCGCACTGTGCCGGCTAACGAACGCGCAAAAATCGCGCTGTTCTGCAACGTGCCGGAAAAAGCGGTCATCTCGTTGAAGGACATTGATTCCATTTATAAAATTCCAGCGCTATTGAAATCTCAGGGTCTGGACGATTATATTTGTAAACGATTCAGCTTAAACTGTCCGGAAGCAAACCTGTCAGAATGGGAACAGGTTATTTACGAAGAAGCCAATCCGGGCGGCGAAGTGACCATCGGTATGGTCGGCAAGTATGTGGAACTGCCGGATGCGTACAAGTCCGTCGTTGAAGCGCTGAAGCACGGCGGTTTGAAGAACCGTTTGACGGTCAATATCAAGTTCATTGATTCGCAGGATGTAGAAACGCGTGGCGCCGATGTGCTCAAAGGCCTGGATGCGATTCTGGTGCCGGGCGGGTTCGGTTACCGCGGGGTGGAAGGGAAAATTATGGCGGCGCGCTATGCCCGCGAGAACAACATCCCGTACCTTGGCATTTGTCTGGGTATGCAGGTAGCGCTGATGGAATTCGCCCGCAACGTTGCCGGTATGGAAGGCGCCAACTCCACCGAATTTGTGCCGGATTGTAAGTACCCGGTGGTGGCGCTGATTACCGAATGGCGTGACGGCGAAGGCAATATCGAGGTGCGCAGCGAAGACGGCGACCTCGGCGGCACCATGCGCGTAGGCGGGCAGCAGTGCCATCTGACCGAAGGCAGCCTGGTGCGTCAGATGTACGGTGAGCCGACGATCATTGAACGTCACCGTCACCGTTATGAAGTCAACAATATGCTGTTGAAACAGATTGAGGCGGCGGGGTTGCGTGTTGCTGGCGTCTCCGCCGATCGTAAGCTGGTAGAGATTATTGAACTCCCTGATCATCCGTGGTTTGTGGCTTGTCAGTTCCATCCGGAATTCACGTCCACGCCGCGCGACGGGCACCCGCTGTTCGCCGGCTTTGTGAAAGCCGCCGGGGCGTACCAGAAGCGTCAGGTGAAGTAA